One genomic segment of Amycolatopsis granulosa includes these proteins:
- a CDS encoding nuclear transport factor 2 family protein, whose amino-acid sequence MSDDPVTGAAADRWAIHDVVLRYCRGVDRLDFDLVRSAYHPGAIDHHTGFDGPVDDYVEWVRPLLATYTGTMHLVGNHLAEVYGTHAVAETYGTAVHWGEPAADPRRNFVSGFRYVDHLEKRDGRWAIVERFAVREWTRSTVGTQLAPEGEGPRGRRDAGDPVYLLTHRAATAGSARPPVGER is encoded by the coding sequence GTGAGCGATGACCCGGTGACCGGTGCCGCCGCGGACCGGTGGGCGATCCACGACGTGGTGCTGCGCTACTGCCGCGGCGTCGACCGGCTCGACTTCGACCTCGTGCGCTCGGCCTACCACCCGGGCGCGATCGACCATCACACCGGCTTCGACGGACCGGTGGACGACTACGTCGAGTGGGTGCGGCCGCTGCTCGCCACCTACACCGGCACGATGCACCTCGTCGGCAACCACCTCGCCGAGGTGTACGGGACGCACGCGGTCGCCGAAACCTACGGGACGGCCGTGCACTGGGGTGAGCCCGCCGCCGATCCGCGGCGGAACTTCGTCAGCGGCTTCCGCTACGTCGACCACCTGGAGAAGCGGGACGGCCGCTGGGCGATCGTCGAGCGGTTCGCCGTGCGGGAGTGGACCCGTTCGACGGTGGGCACGCAGCTCGCCCCCGAGGGCGAGGGCCCGCGCGGCAGGCGGGATGCCGGAGATCCGGTGTACCTGCTGACCCACCGGGCCGCGACCGCCGGAAGCGCTCGGCCCCCGGTGGGGGAACGGTAG
- a CDS encoding nuclear transport factor 2 family protein, whose amino-acid sequence MSTAQDRADVIDTCTRMMWLVDMRDWDRFTGVFADRVTLDYTSIYGGEPWTQTPDEIKAQWSALIGAFDATQHLLGNHLATVDGDTAVLTAAFQATHLLATTFGSPRWTLGGTYRFGLARVHGHWLINEVVMTATWADGNKDILSIAAARQ is encoded by the coding sequence ATGAGCACCGCCCAGGACCGCGCCGACGTCATCGACACCTGCACCCGGATGATGTGGCTGGTCGACATGCGTGACTGGGACAGGTTCACCGGGGTGTTCGCCGATCGGGTCACCCTCGACTACACCAGCATCTACGGCGGCGAGCCCTGGACGCAGACCCCGGACGAGATCAAAGCCCAGTGGTCGGCTCTGATCGGCGCCTTCGACGCGACCCAGCACCTGCTCGGCAACCACCTGGCGACCGTGGACGGGGACACCGCGGTGCTCACCGCCGCGTTCCAGGCCACCCACCTGCTGGCGACCACGTTCGGCTCACCTCGCTGGACCCTCGGCGGCACCTACCGCTTCGGGCTGGCCCGGGTGCATGGCCACTGGCTCATCAACGAGGTGGTGATGACCGCGACCTGGGCCGACGGCAACAAGGACATCCTCAGCATCGCGGCCGCCCGGCAGTGA
- a CDS encoding DUF1622 domain-containing protein, whose amino-acid sequence MEFTGVMETVGTAVDACGVAVMVVGAVIGSAGFLRRLAAREELTGSYRRYRQGLGRAILLGLEFLVAGDIIRTVAISPTYTSVGVLAVIVAVRTFLSFSLEVELEGRWPWQKRRRAQEPG is encoded by the coding sequence ATGGAGTTCACCGGAGTAATGGAGACCGTCGGCACCGCGGTCGACGCCTGTGGTGTCGCGGTCATGGTCGTGGGTGCGGTCATCGGTTCGGCCGGCTTTCTGCGCCGGCTGGCCGCGCGGGAGGAACTGACCGGGAGTTACCGCCGGTACCGGCAGGGCCTGGGACGGGCGATCCTGCTCGGGCTGGAGTTCCTGGTCGCCGGGGACATCATCCGGACCGTCGCGATCTCCCCGACCTACACCAGCGTCGGGGTGCTGGCGGTGATCGTCGCCGTGCGCACCTTCCTCAGTTTCTCCCTGGAAGTCGAACTCGAGGGGCGCTGGCCGTGGCAGAAACGGCGCCGTGCGCAGGAGCCCGGGTGA
- a CDS encoding DUF421 domain-containing protein: MSGADWLIGDAGELPAVCVKTLTLSLTALAGLRLAPRRALAELRIFDLVVIIATGAIVGRSATAADTSFLIGAVALVTLLVVHIIISRLRFVPRVARVLDHPVRVLVVDGAVDHRQLKTAQLTEGDLYEVLRERGVHSLAGIRYVIYESKGGLTVVNDDEPPHASRTTLPDL; this comes from the coding sequence ATGAGTGGCGCGGACTGGCTGATCGGAGACGCGGGCGAGCTCCCCGCGGTGTGCGTGAAGACCCTCACGCTGTCGTTGACGGCGCTGGCCGGTCTGCGGCTCGCCCCGCGCCGGGCCCTCGCCGAGCTGCGCATCTTCGACCTCGTCGTGATCATCGCGACGGGCGCCATCGTCGGGCGGAGCGCGACCGCCGCCGACACGTCGTTCCTGATCGGTGCTGTCGCCCTGGTGACCCTGCTGGTGGTGCACATCATCATTTCCCGGCTGCGGTTCGTCCCGCGGGTGGCGCGCGTGCTCGACCACCCGGTGCGGGTCCTCGTCGTGGACGGCGCCGTGGACCACCGGCAGCTGAAGACAGCGCAGCTGACCGAGGGCGACCTGTACGAGGTACTGCGCGAACGGGGTGTGCACAGCCTCGCCGGGATCCGCTACGTGATCTACGAGTCGAAGGGCGGGTTGACCGTCGTGAACGACGACGAGCCGCCGCACGCATCGCGCACCACGCTTCCGGACCTGTGA
- a CDS encoding ABC transporter substrate-binding protein, whose protein sequence is MNRHVLVLGAVVSSAALVLAGCGGAASSGGGAGDPYRVLVTGGLSAQGVLATNSKTSVISAQASADEINKTGGIAGRRIEVTVVDDGGDPTTAVTKLREAIAKRKPDLYLNSGPSVIASATLPILQQNKILSFNIGPTNESADPGKFPLNFDLSPSPTDYAKGFIAHAKEKGYQKIGILYGSTSYGASFVREMHQALTAAGLQVVGEQQFDAKALDMTPQLQNLRGSSPDAIAMTAYGAPVGYVLKSLAKIGWTVPVLGDTAVSATSLVSTPPPDGVLGTDQVANLMMEVFDSTVYDPADTSVNTAVAAMKAKAEGGVIPSTLINAYNYDALALVAAAAADVGKADDPSAIAKAIEKPEVLARAKTAILHDYHYSATSHSPNATADAFVFIKPSRLDSGQFRP, encoded by the coding sequence ATGAACAGACATGTTCTCGTACTGGGCGCGGTCGTCTCCAGCGCTGCGCTGGTCCTCGCAGGCTGCGGTGGCGCCGCGTCCTCGGGTGGCGGCGCCGGTGATCCGTACCGGGTGCTCGTCACCGGTGGGTTGAGCGCCCAGGGTGTGCTCGCGACGAACTCCAAGACCTCGGTGATCTCCGCGCAGGCGAGCGCGGACGAGATCAACAAGACGGGCGGCATCGCGGGCCGCCGCATCGAGGTGACCGTGGTGGACGACGGCGGCGATCCCACGACCGCGGTGACCAAACTGCGGGAGGCGATCGCGAAGCGCAAGCCGGACCTCTACCTGAACTCCGGCCCGTCCGTCATCGCCTCGGCGACGCTGCCGATCCTGCAACAGAACAAGATCCTCTCGTTCAACATCGGCCCGACCAACGAGTCCGCGGATCCGGGGAAGTTCCCGCTGAACTTCGACCTCTCGCCGTCGCCCACCGACTACGCGAAGGGCTTCATCGCCCACGCGAAGGAGAAGGGCTACCAGAAGATCGGCATCCTCTACGGCAGCACGAGCTACGGCGCCAGTTTCGTGCGGGAGATGCACCAGGCCCTCACCGCGGCCGGCCTGCAGGTGGTCGGGGAGCAGCAGTTCGACGCGAAGGCGCTCGACATGACGCCCCAGTTGCAGAACCTGCGCGGCTCCTCGCCGGACGCGATCGCCATGACCGCGTACGGTGCGCCGGTCGGCTACGTGCTGAAGAGCCTCGCCAAGATCGGCTGGACCGTGCCGGTGCTCGGCGACACCGCGGTGTCCGCCACCAGCCTGGTGTCGACCCCTCCGCCGGACGGCGTGCTCGGCACGGACCAGGTCGCGAACCTCATGATGGAGGTCTTCGACAGCACCGTCTACGACCCGGCCGACACCTCGGTGAACACCGCCGTGGCGGCGATGAAGGCCAAGGCCGAGGGCGGGGTCATCCCGTCCACCCTGATCAACGCCTACAACTACGACGCCCTTGCCCTGGTGGCCGCGGCAGCCGCCGACGTGGGCAAGGCCGACGACCCCAGCGCGATCGCGAAGGCGATCGAGAAGCCGGAGGTCCTGGCCAGGGCGAAAACCGCCATCCTGCACGACTACCACTACAGCGCCACGTCGCACTCGCCGAACGCCACGGCGGACGCGTTCGTCTTCATCAAACCCAGCCGGCTCGACAGCGGCCAGTTCCGGCCGTGA
- a CDS encoding MFS transporter: protein MANDHQVPVTRLWLAVLCGYLALGATLQELPGYVSGHFHQRPFAVGVAVGLAFAGTAAARPFAGRAGDAGRARPVAMTGGVLTAVAGVGHLLAPDIGTLLAARLVMGVGEAALFSGCLPWVLSGIAPSRRGRVTGWFGLSMWGGLSAGPLLAVAVGSAGGASAVWSAVLTLPALSTVLIASTRRPARPATSVSVRGWRDLVPAGVGIPGMVLGLAAYGYGSLTALLVLFLATPGIGGTGTGLAVFSVAFLATRAAGSPLVDRYGGLATARVVLPIEAAGLALLAMATSPVAALIAVAVTGAGLGMIYPATTKLTLRNAGGLTTGTAVGAMTSFWDLGILVAGPVSGLIAATAGFPAAFATGSGAAVLAVVLTAVDRAPRDSGEGSLV, encoded by the coding sequence ATGGCGAACGATCATCAGGTACCCGTCACGCGGCTGTGGCTGGCCGTCCTCTGCGGCTACCTCGCACTCGGTGCCACCCTCCAGGAACTGCCCGGTTACGTGTCGGGCCACTTCCACCAGCGCCCGTTCGCCGTCGGGGTGGCCGTGGGCCTCGCGTTCGCCGGAACGGCCGCCGCCCGGCCGTTCGCCGGGCGTGCGGGCGACGCCGGCCGGGCTCGTCCGGTCGCCATGACCGGGGGCGTACTGACCGCAGTGGCCGGCGTGGGCCACCTGCTCGCCCCGGACATCGGGACCCTGCTCGCCGCACGCCTGGTGATGGGGGTCGGCGAGGCGGCGCTGTTCTCCGGATGCCTGCCGTGGGTGCTGTCCGGGATCGCCCCGTCGCGCCGCGGGCGGGTGACCGGCTGGTTCGGACTGTCCATGTGGGGCGGCCTGTCGGCCGGTCCGTTGCTGGCGGTCGCGGTGGGCTCGGCCGGCGGGGCGAGCGCCGTGTGGTCGGCCGTGCTGACGTTGCCGGCCCTCTCCACCGTGTTGATCGCCTCGACCCGCCGACCTGCGCGACCGGCGACATCCGTCTCCGTGCGCGGCTGGCGCGACCTCGTGCCGGCCGGGGTCGGCATACCGGGGATGGTGCTCGGGCTCGCAGCCTACGGATACGGCAGCCTCACGGCGCTGCTCGTGCTGTTCCTGGCGACTCCCGGCATCGGCGGGACGGGCACCGGCCTGGCGGTCTTCTCCGTGGCGTTCCTGGCGACGCGTGCGGCAGGGAGCCCGCTGGTGGACCGGTACGGGGGCCTGGCGACAGCGCGCGTCGTCCTTCCCATCGAGGCGGCCGGGCTGGCCCTGCTCGCCATGGCCACCTCGCCGGTTGCCGCACTGATCGCGGTCGCCGTCACCGGCGCGGGTCTTGGCATGATCTATCCCGCGACGACGAAGCTGACCTTGCGCAATGCCGGAGGGCTGACGACGGGAACCGCGGTCGGTGCCATGACGTCGTTCTGGGACCTCGGCATCCTCGTCGCCGGGCCGGTCAGCGGTCTGATCGCGGCAACCGCGGGATTTCCCGCGGCGTTCGCGACGGGATCGGGTGCCGCGGTGCTCGCCGTCGTCCTCACCGCGGTGGACAGGGCGCCACGTGATTCCGGCGAGGGTTCGCTCGTCTGA
- a CDS encoding branched-chain amino acid ABC transporter permease: MTLIFGGLALGAVYAFVAIGYNIVFISSKTFNFAQAQLIMIGSFVAYTGLVTLHLPAPVVALLALAVVFTVAAIEERVAIRPLKDPHAVLVTTLGASVLLDGAAQLIWGTQPLPVPFFGGDGVLTILGGRAYPVELALVAVAVLLVLLLTWASKRFVLGLALLAMSEDREAAMLRGVNVRRLVFGSFACAGALAGVLGLFVGPETYAVATLGTALALKGFVVLAIGGFGSIPGTLVGGLIVGLVEALASRYLGGEFATIAVFAVFITILMARPAGLFVRTRERAV; the protein is encoded by the coding sequence ATGACCCTGATCTTCGGTGGACTCGCGCTGGGCGCGGTCTACGCGTTCGTCGCCATCGGCTACAACATCGTCTTCATCTCGTCGAAGACCTTCAACTTCGCGCAGGCGCAGCTGATCATGATCGGCAGCTTCGTCGCCTACACCGGGCTGGTGACGCTGCACCTCCCGGCGCCCGTCGTGGCGCTGCTGGCGCTCGCGGTCGTGTTCACCGTCGCGGCGATCGAGGAGCGGGTCGCCATCCGGCCGCTGAAGGACCCGCATGCGGTGCTGGTCACCACCCTCGGCGCGTCGGTGCTGCTCGACGGTGCCGCCCAGCTCATCTGGGGCACCCAGCCGCTGCCCGTCCCGTTCTTCGGTGGCGACGGGGTGCTCACGATCCTCGGCGGCCGGGCCTACCCGGTCGAGCTCGCGCTCGTCGCGGTCGCGGTGCTGCTGGTCCTGCTGCTGACCTGGGCGAGCAAGCGCTTCGTGCTCGGTCTCGCGCTGCTCGCGATGTCCGAGGACCGCGAGGCCGCGATGCTGCGCGGGGTGAACGTGCGACGGCTGGTGTTCGGCTCGTTCGCCTGCGCGGGTGCGCTCGCCGGGGTGCTCGGCCTGTTCGTCGGACCGGAGACCTACGCCGTGGCGACCCTCGGCACCGCCCTGGCGCTCAAGGGGTTCGTGGTGCTGGCGATCGGCGGGTTCGGCTCGATTCCGGGCACCCTCGTCGGCGGCCTGATCGTCGGCCTCGTGGAGGCGCTGGCGAGCCGCTACCTCGGCGGCGAGTTCGCGACGATCGCCGTGTTCGCCGTGTTCATCACGATCCTGATGGCCCGTCCGGCCGGGCTGTTCGTCCGTACCCGGGAAAGGGCTGTCTGA
- a CDS encoding acetyl-CoA C-acetyltransferase, which produces MPEAVIVAATRSPIGRAGKGSLRDLRADDLLVQVFEAALKQVPELDPATIDDIMVGCGQPAGEQGYNLGRQLAVAAGLDTVPGTVVHRYCASSVQTTRMALHAIRAGEGQVFVSAGVETVSRYGSGKADGMPGTHNPRYAEAEARTAGRSAAGAPPWQDPRALGLLPDPYVAMGQTAENVAQLRGVSRQRQDEFAVRSQHNAQRAIAAGFFATDITPVVTPDGTTVAADDGPRAGVTLESVAALDPVFRPDGTVTAANCCPLNDGAAALIVMSADRARDLGITPLARIVSTGVSALSPEIMGLGPVEAVRRALAHAGMTVADLDLVEINEAFAAQVLPSCDDLGIDLDRVNVHGGAIALGHPFGMTGARMTTTLINGLRAVDAQTGVVTMCAAGGQGMALVIDRLS; this is translated from the coding sequence ATGCCTGAAGCCGTGATCGTCGCCGCCACGCGGTCACCCATCGGCCGCGCCGGCAAGGGTTCGCTGCGTGACCTGCGCGCCGACGACCTGCTCGTCCAGGTCTTCGAGGCCGCGCTGAAACAGGTGCCCGAGCTCGACCCGGCGACCATCGACGACATCATGGTCGGCTGCGGCCAGCCCGCCGGGGAACAGGGTTACAACCTCGGCCGCCAGCTCGCCGTCGCCGCGGGGCTCGACACCGTACCCGGCACGGTCGTGCACCGCTACTGCGCGTCCAGCGTCCAGACCACCCGCATGGCGCTGCACGCGATTCGCGCCGGGGAAGGGCAGGTGTTCGTCTCGGCGGGTGTGGAGACCGTGTCGCGCTACGGCAGCGGCAAGGCCGACGGCATGCCCGGCACGCACAACCCCCGCTACGCCGAGGCGGAGGCGCGCACGGCCGGACGGTCGGCGGCCGGCGCACCGCCGTGGCAGGATCCGCGTGCGCTGGGCCTGCTGCCCGACCCCTACGTCGCGATGGGACAGACCGCGGAGAACGTCGCGCAGCTGCGCGGCGTGTCCCGGCAGCGGCAGGACGAGTTCGCCGTGCGCAGCCAGCACAACGCCCAGCGCGCCATCGCCGCCGGGTTCTTCGCGACCGACATCACGCCCGTCGTGACCCCGGACGGCACCACCGTCGCGGCGGACGACGGGCCGCGTGCGGGCGTCACCCTGGAGTCGGTCGCCGCGCTCGACCCGGTGTTCCGCCCGGACGGCACGGTCACCGCCGCCAACTGCTGCCCGCTCAACGACGGCGCCGCGGCGCTGATCGTCATGTCCGCCGACCGGGCGCGCGATCTGGGCATCACGCCACTCGCCCGGATCGTGTCGACCGGGGTGTCGGCGCTCTCGCCCGAGATCATGGGCCTCGGGCCGGTGGAGGCGGTGCGCCGGGCGCTCGCGCACGCCGGGATGACCGTCGCCGACCTCGACCTCGTGGAGATCAACGAGGCGTTCGCCGCACAGGTCCTGCCGTCGTGCGACGACCTGGGGATCGATCTGGACCGCGTGAACGTCCACGGTGGCGCGATCGCGCTCGGCCATCCGTTCGGCATGACCGGTGCGCGGATGACCACCACACTCATCAACGGCCTGCGCGCGGTCGACGCGCAGACCGGTGTGGTCACCATGTGCGCGGCCGGTGGCCAGGGGATGGCGCTCGTGATCGACCGCCTGTCGTGA
- a CDS encoding helix-turn-helix transcriptional regulator: MADVGLGGFLQSRRARVTPESVGLRPGGRRRVPGLRREELAQLAGISVEYYQRLEQGRAGRPSDEVLNALADTLRLDAVEREHLRALARPPRRGARSPESVRPELRRMLDLIDLVPALVINDRFDVLAVNGPAGRLFGEKQNLARELFLDPAARDFYVEWDEVAAATAAQLRLVAGRHPGDADLARLVAELSERSTEFRRLWSTGDVELRAFGAKSFLHPDAGVLTFHYENFELPGDARQRLITFTPAKGSTTEAALQLLVTGAAATR, encoded by the coding sequence GTGGCAGACGTCGGGTTGGGTGGGTTCCTCCAGTCGCGCCGCGCGCGGGTCACGCCGGAGAGCGTGGGGCTGCGCCCCGGGGGCCGGCGGCGCGTGCCTGGCCTGCGCCGGGAGGAGCTGGCACAGCTCGCCGGGATCAGCGTGGAGTACTACCAGCGGCTGGAGCAGGGGCGGGCCGGCCGTCCCTCGGACGAGGTGCTCAACGCTCTCGCCGACACGCTCCGCCTGGACGCGGTGGAGCGCGAGCACCTGCGCGCCCTGGCCCGCCCGCCCCGGCGTGGCGCCCGCTCCCCCGAGTCGGTGCGGCCCGAACTGCGGCGCATGCTCGATCTGATCGACCTGGTGCCGGCGCTGGTGATCAACGACCGGTTCGACGTGCTGGCCGTCAACGGGCCGGCGGGCCGGCTGTTCGGCGAGAAGCAGAACCTCGCGCGCGAGCTGTTCCTGGACCCGGCCGCCCGGGACTTCTACGTGGAGTGGGACGAGGTGGCTGCGGCGACCGCGGCCCAGCTGCGACTGGTCGCCGGCCGGCATCCCGGCGATGCGGATCTCGCCCGGCTGGTGGCCGAGTTGTCCGAGCGGAGCACGGAGTTCCGGCGGCTCTGGAGCACCGGGGATGTGGAGCTGCGGGCGTTCGGGGCCAAGAGCTTCTTGCATCCCGATGCCGGGGTGCTGACCTTCCACTACGAGAACTTCGAGCTGCCCGGCGACGCCCGGCAGCGGCTGATCACCTTCACCCCGGCGAAGGGCAGCACCACCGAGGCCGCGCTGCAGCTGTTGGTGACCGGCGCTGCCGCCACCCGCTGA
- a CDS encoding SDR family NAD(P)-dependent oxidoreductase, producing MMKDFDGRPGAAVVTGGTGGLGAAICRTLASRGSRIALTYHGNQERADALAAELTAEGRTAVADRLDLTDAAATRAYVDSVTERFGAVHTVVHAAGPHIPQIHLSLVDPDRFARHLAGEAAAFFNLAHAALPALRASKGSIVAVTTAATRRYPVRDGLSAGPKGAVEATARALAAEEGRFGVRVNCVGPGMLTDGMAAELMAGGDLDERALEVTRRNIPLRTFGGAQDIAEAVCFLASDRARFISGQKLDVDGGYGV from the coding sequence ATGATGAAGGACTTCGACGGCAGGCCCGGTGCCGCGGTGGTGACCGGCGGGACGGGCGGGCTCGGCGCGGCGATCTGCCGCACCCTCGCGTCCCGCGGAAGCCGGATCGCGCTGACGTATCACGGGAACCAGGAGCGCGCCGACGCCCTCGCGGCCGAACTCACCGCCGAGGGGCGCACGGCGGTCGCCGACCGGCTCGACCTCACCGACGCCGCCGCGACGCGCGCCTACGTCGACAGCGTCACCGAGCGCTTCGGCGCCGTGCACACCGTCGTGCACGCCGCCGGACCCCACATTCCCCAGATCCACCTGTCGCTGGTCGACCCGGACCGGTTCGCCCGCCACCTGGCCGGTGAGGCCGCGGCGTTCTTCAACCTCGCCCACGCCGCGCTGCCCGCCCTGCGGGCGAGCAAGGGCTCGATCGTCGCCGTCACCACCGCGGCCACCCGCCGCTACCCCGTGCGGGACGGGCTGTCCGCCGGCCCCAAAGGCGCCGTGGAAGCGACCGCGCGGGCGCTCGCCGCCGAGGAGGGCCGGTTCGGGGTGCGCGTCAACTGCGTCGGTCCCGGGATGCTCACCGACGGCATGGCCGCCGAACTGATGGCCGGCGGCGACCTCGACGAGCGGGCACTGGAGGTCACCCGCCGCAACATCCCGTTGCGCACCTTCGGCGGGGCGCAGGACATCGCGGAGGCCGTGTGCTTCCTCGCCTCCGACCGAGCCCGGTTCATCAGCGGGCAGAAGCTCGACGTCGACGGCGGGTACGGCGTCTGA
- a CDS encoding carboxymuconolactone decarboxylase family protein produces MTERFRRGLARQQEIGGAGPRRQAYDALADVAPDLSRLAVEFELVILGALITTGGVEPQLEAHVGTALAAGLAPRAVVEAIMQVIPYAGFPRVFAAMAIARRVFDDRNLLPLQ; encoded by the coding sequence ATGACCGAACGCTTCCGGCGCGGGCTGGCTCGCCAGCAGGAGATCGGTGGAGCCGGCCCGCGGCGACAGGCCTACGACGCGCTCGCTGACGTGGCCCCGGACCTGAGCCGGCTCGCGGTCGAATTCGAGCTGGTCATCCTGGGCGCGCTGATCACGACCGGGGGTGTCGAACCCCAGCTGGAGGCCCACGTCGGCACCGCGCTCGCCGCCGGCCTCGCACCACGGGCCGTGGTCGAAGCGATCATGCAGGTGATCCCGTACGCCGGGTTCCCGCGCGTGTTCGCCGCCATGGCTATCGCCCGCCGCGTCTTCGACGACCGCAACCTGTTGCCCCTGCAATGA
- a CDS encoding TetR/AcrR family transcriptional regulator, with product MEKLRTDVALEELSPSQRATRAKILDAAARLFYEQGVHAVGVNEIAAEAKASKLSLYRYFPSKNALVEAMLAEHSDRIHAWLVRKTAGAPAGVERVLSVFDLLIDWFARPGYHGCTVVNTVTDMRADPAVAAIARRHLVRYRRLLEDRIEQAGLADAARLARQLLLLIEGASVVVTIDATTAAGADARAAAEALLSAHRPSAGS from the coding sequence ATGGAGAAGCTACGGACGGACGTGGCGCTCGAAGAGCTCAGCCCGTCGCAGCGGGCCACTCGGGCGAAGATCCTCGACGCAGCCGCCCGGCTCTTCTACGAACAGGGCGTGCACGCGGTGGGCGTCAACGAGATCGCGGCGGAGGCGAAGGCGTCCAAGCTGAGCCTGTACCGCTATTTCCCGTCCAAGAACGCGCTCGTCGAAGCGATGCTCGCCGAACACAGCGACCGGATCCACGCCTGGCTCGTCCGCAAGACCGCGGGTGCACCGGCCGGCGTCGAGCGGGTCCTGTCGGTGTTCGACCTGTTGATCGACTGGTTCGCCCGTCCCGGCTACCACGGCTGCACGGTGGTGAACACCGTCACCGACATGCGTGCCGATCCCGCCGTCGCCGCGATCGCCCGACGGCACCTGGTCCGGTACCGGCGCCTGCTCGAAGACCGCATCGAGCAGGCCGGCCTCGCCGACGCGGCCCGGCTCGCCAGGCAGCTTCTGCTCCTCATCGAGGGGGCGAGTGTGGTCGTCACCATCGACGCAACCACCGCTGCGGGTGCCGATGCGCGGGCAGCGGCCGAGGCGCTGCTGTCCGCGCACCGGCCGAGCGCCGGGTCCTGA
- a CDS encoding SDR family oxidoreductase yields MTGGAFVPNNPIHFGFAPGEVLVVTGAGSGIGRAIALRAAELGLAVAAWDLDSAAVTATAERIVHAGGTALAVTADVCVPADVERGFAGSRALGAIRYLVNNAGPSSASDLGFDEGVRMAVGSVRLVTETWLSGGVPEGAALVNVSSVAGNLMGTDSAWYCAAKAGIAGYTRHLATYRAGEVRSNAIAPGMTDTPRLRGFAASEVGQRSLAKNPLGRMATADDIAWATLFLLSPLASYVNGVYLPVDGGWAVTQ; encoded by the coding sequence GTGACCGGAGGAGCATTCGTGCCGAACAACCCCATCCACTTCGGATTCGCCCCGGGCGAGGTCCTGGTCGTCACCGGCGCCGGCAGCGGCATCGGCCGGGCCATCGCACTCCGCGCGGCGGAACTGGGCCTCGCCGTCGCCGCGTGGGACCTCGACAGCGCGGCCGTCACCGCGACCGCCGAGCGGATCGTGCACGCCGGCGGCACGGCACTCGCCGTCACCGCCGACGTCTGCGTCCCCGCGGATGTCGAGCGCGGCTTCGCCGGGAGCCGCGCGCTGGGCGCCATCCGGTACCTCGTCAACAACGCCGGCCCGTCGTCGGCGAGCGACCTGGGCTTCGACGAGGGTGTGCGGATGGCCGTGGGCAGCGTCCGGCTGGTGACCGAGACGTGGTTGTCCGGCGGCGTGCCGGAGGGCGCCGCGCTGGTGAACGTCTCGTCGGTCGCCGGCAACCTCATGGGCACCGACTCGGCGTGGTACTGCGCGGCGAAGGCGGGGATCGCCGGCTACACCCGGCACCTCGCGACCTACCGCGCGGGCGAGGTGCGCAGCAACGCGATCGCCCCCGGGATGACGGACACGCCGCGGCTGCGGGGGTTCGCGGCCAGCGAGGTCGGGCAGCGCTCGCTCGCGAAGAACCCGCTGGGCCGCATGGCCACCGCGGACGACATCGCGTGGGCCACCCTGTTCCTGCTGAGCCCGCTCGCCTCGTACGTCAACGGCGTCTACCTGCCCGTCGACGGCGGGTGGGCGGTGACCCAGTGA